A genomic region of Christiangramia sp. OXR-203 contains the following coding sequences:
- a CDS encoding xanthine dehydrogenase family protein subunit M yields the protein MNNISYKRAESVENAIEQIGSEKESSRFIGGGTNLLDLMKYRVENPEHLIDINHLDLSKIENSDSGGLILGATKTNADTAYHEKVEKRYPLLSEAMLSAASAQLRNMATNGGNLLQRTRCFYFYDTSTPCNKREPGSGCSALEGFNRLHAILGESEHCIATHPSDMAVALAALDATVHVSGSEGDRTIAVTDFHKLPGDTPHIETNLEPGEVITGIELPEKGFEKNYHYLKVRDRPSYAFALVSVAAAIELENTTIKDVRVALGGVAHKPWRKPSVEKEFFGKGANTENFEQLANKLTEGAKGYGDNDFKIPLVRKSIVRALTEAMNK from the coding sequence ATGAATAATATTTCTTATAAAAGGGCAGAAAGCGTGGAAAACGCGATCGAACAAATAGGTTCTGAAAAAGAGAGTAGCAGATTTATTGGTGGAGGAACTAATTTGCTGGACCTGATGAAATATCGGGTTGAGAATCCTGAGCATTTAATTGATATAAACCACCTGGATCTTTCCAAAATCGAAAACTCAGATTCTGGAGGTTTAATATTGGGAGCGACCAAGACCAATGCCGATACAGCTTATCACGAGAAAGTAGAAAAGCGATATCCGCTACTTTCTGAGGCTATGCTTTCCGCTGCTTCAGCGCAGTTACGGAATATGGCGACCAATGGCGGGAATCTATTGCAGCGAACTAGGTGCTTTTATTTTTATGATACTTCAACCCCCTGTAACAAGAGAGAGCCTGGAAGTGGATGTTCCGCATTAGAAGGATTTAACCGTTTACATGCAATTCTTGGAGAAAGCGAGCATTGTATCGCGACTCATCCTTCAGATATGGCGGTAGCGCTTGCGGCCCTGGATGCGACAGTTCATGTTAGTGGATCTGAGGGTGATAGAACAATTGCCGTAACTGACTTCCATAAACTTCCTGGTGACACCCCACATATAGAAACCAATTTAGAACCGGGAGAGGTCATTACTGGAATCGAACTTCCTGAAAAGGGTTTTGAGAAGAACTATCATTATTTAAAAGTCAGAGACAGGCCTTCTTATGCTTTCGCCTTAGTTTCAGTAGCTGCTGCAATTGAATTAGAAAATACCACTATCAAAGATGTTAGAGTTGCTTTGGGTGGAGTTGCACACAAACCCTGGAGAAAACCTTCCGTAGAAAAAGAGTTTTTTGGAAAAGGAGCAAATACGGAGAATTTCGAGCAATTAGCGAATAAACTTACTGAAGGAGCTAAAGGATACGGTGATAATGATTTTAAAATTCCACTGGTAAGAAAATCTATTGTTAGAGCATTAACAGAAGCAATGAACAAATAG
- a CDS encoding (2Fe-2S)-binding protein, translating to MKISAWTTLVDALREHLQLTGTKKGCDHGQCGACTVLIDGKHINSCLTLAAMQTGKEIVTVEGLGSGDELHPVQEAFIKHDAFQCGYCTPGQICSTIGLLNMNKGSDPAELRDLMSGNICRCGAYANIYKVVEELKDRNTEALSKNSN from the coding sequence ATGAAAATTTCTGCATGGACAACTCTTGTTGATGCCTTGCGGGAACATTTGCAGCTTACAGGAACTAAGAAAGGCTGTGATCATGGACAGTGTGGAGCCTGCACAGTGCTAATAGACGGAAAACATATTAATTCTTGCCTGACCCTTGCCGCAATGCAAACAGGAAAAGAAATTGTTACGGTGGAAGGATTAGGCAGTGGAGATGAATTGCACCCTGTGCAGGAAGCATTCATCAAACATGATGCGTTCCAATGTGGCTATTGCACACCCGGGCAGATATGCTCTACCATTGGACTGCTGAATATGAATAAAGGAAGTGATCCTGCGGAATTACGAGATCTCATGAGTGGAAATATTTGTCGCTGTGGAGCTTACGCCAACATTTATAAAGTGGTGGAAGAATTAAAAGACAGAAATACCGAAGCTTTATCCAAAAACAGCAATTAG